In the Chloroflexota bacterium genome, one interval contains:
- a CDS encoding succinylglutamate desuccinylase/aspartoacylase family protein, which translates to MNIQQFDVSKLARGAKQHLKLDLTTLGDGHMLSLDMLAAAGSQPGPLVVVLAGIHGDEYEGMIAIPQVYAGLDPQALRGTVVCVPVCNAPAFGSATRSSPIDGLNMARVFPGDPSGTITQRIAYWLGETIMRHADLVIDLHSAGVAYNLPMLVGYYRPAGQALGVRTRKLAEAFGAPVIWAHPDMAPGRTMSFAAEHGIPGLYTEAPGAGRARPEDVATITTGVVNCLKSLGMLDGEPVLQPVTHRLYGSGDLDHIILANTGGLFFAHVGLLDTVRKGDLLGEVRTPAGEMLEMVRSSAGGVVITLRGLLRVNAGDGLFALAVSDAE; encoded by the coding sequence ATGAACATTCAGCAGTTTGACGTGTCGAAGCTGGCGCGCGGCGCCAAGCAGCACCTGAAGCTCGATCTAACCACGCTCGGCGACGGGCACATGTTGTCACTCGACATGCTGGCCGCGGCCGGTAGCCAGCCGGGACCGCTGGTCGTCGTGCTGGCCGGCATCCACGGCGACGAGTATGAAGGCATGATCGCGATCCCGCAGGTTTACGCGGGGCTCGACCCGCAGGCCCTGCGCGGCACGGTCGTGTGCGTGCCGGTCTGCAATGCGCCCGCTTTCGGCTCGGCCACGCGCTCCAGCCCGATCGATGGGCTGAATATGGCGCGCGTTTTCCCGGGCGACCCGTCCGGCACGATCACGCAGCGCATTGCCTACTGGCTGGGCGAAACGATCATGCGCCACGCCGATCTAGTCATCGACCTGCACAGCGCCGGCGTGGCGTACAACCTGCCGATGCTGGTCGGCTACTACCGGCCGGCCGGGCAGGCTCTGGGCGTGCGCACACGCAAGCTCGCGGAGGCATTCGGCGCGCCGGTGATCTGGGCCCACCCGGACATGGCGCCCGGACGCACGATGAGCTTTGCCGCCGAGCACGGCATCCCCGGCCTGTATACCGAAGCGCCCGGCGCGGGGCGCGCGCGGCCGGAAGATGTTGCGACGATAACGACCGGCGTGGTCAACTGCCTCAAGTCGCTCGGCATGCTGGACGGCGAACCTGTCCTCCAGCCGGTCACGCATCGGCTGTACGGCTCCGGCGACCTGGACCATATCATCCTGGCGAACACCGGCGGGCTGTTCTTCGCGCATGTCGGCCTGCTGGACACAGTGCGCAAGGGCGATCTGTTGGGCGAGGTGCGTACACCGGCCGGCGAGATGCTGGAGATGGTGCGTTCGTCAGCCGGTGGAGTTGTCATCACGCTGCGGGGCCTGCTGCGGGTCAATGCCGGCGACGGCCTGTTTGCGCTGGCCGTGTCGGACGCCGAATAG
- a CDS encoding inositol monophosphatase family protein, which translates to MCARSAASTSPAPYRAKSSERPNSVTESLATYLDFARETAYLAGRLTLGYYQSDIRPDFKSDDSPVTIADKQSEELIRSRIQSRFPGHGIIGEEYGTAGAGASHRWVVDPIDGTKAFARGVPLYGVLIGLEIDGVVEVGVAYYPALGEMLAAATGEGCWWNGRRAHVSAAASLARSYVCYSEMRSFSQYHRASEWDRIQRAAYTCRGWSDAYGYLLVATGRAEAMLDPIMNAWDCGPFPPILREAGGYFGDWQGNATIHGNESLATTATLLPELLALIRG; encoded by the coding sequence ATGTGCGCGAGGAGCGCAGCATCCACGAGTCCCGCACCCTACCGTGCGAAATCCAGTGAGAGGCCTAACTCCGTGACCGAATCGCTTGCGACCTACCTCGACTTTGCGCGCGAAACCGCTTATCTGGCCGGCCGGTTGACGCTCGGCTACTACCAGTCGGACATTCGACCCGACTTCAAGTCGGACGATTCGCCGGTAACCATCGCCGACAAGCAATCGGAGGAATTGATACGGTCGCGCATTCAGTCGCGCTTTCCAGGGCACGGCATCATCGGCGAGGAATACGGCACTGCGGGCGCCGGCGCGAGCCACCGCTGGGTGGTGGACCCGATCGATGGCACCAAAGCGTTTGCGCGCGGCGTGCCACTGTACGGCGTGCTGATCGGCCTGGAGATCGATGGTGTGGTAGAGGTGGGCGTTGCCTACTACCCGGCGCTGGGCGAAATGCTGGCGGCGGCGACCGGCGAGGGCTGCTGGTGGAACGGTCGCCGCGCGCACGTTTCTGCCGCCGCGTCGCTGGCGCGCTCGTATGTCTGCTATTCGGAGATGCGCAGCTTCTCGCAGTACCATCGAGCAAGCGAGTGGGACCGCATCCAGCGGGCCGCTTACACTTGCCGCGGCTGGAGCGACGCCTACGGCTACCTGCTCGTCGCCACCGGCCGCGCGGAAGCGATGCTCGACCCGATCATGAATGCCTGGGATTGCGGGCCATTTCCGCCGATCCTGCGCGAGGCAGGCGGCTATTTCGGCGACTGGCAGGGGAACGCCACGATTCACGGCAACGAATCGCTGGCCACGACGGCAACGCTGCTGCCCGAACTACTCGCGCTGATACGCGGCTGA